The DNA region GTGTGTTCAAATATTTCTATTTAACTTTGTGTTGGTCAaagccccaaaaaaaaaaaaaaaaaaaaactttgtgtTGGTCCACATTGATCTATGAAACTCAACCTCCCCCCATTTGACTTCGTGTTGGTATAAGCATAGAAATTGTTGGGGAGAGTTACAGTGAGGACCCGTGGGGCAAGGTCGAGGggaaacaccaaggagatcttggacactacatctcaacccaaaaccttaaggcgttaggtttatgggtcacatctcttgtaaactctccctctcaccttgacttctccgatgtgggacttgactccaacacttgattccaacaatctccccctcaagtgtgagtccctcaaccacatgacccatggtcctcccgtctgcggaagctatccaccttgTACCGTCGTTCGCTGCTCAACGGAACTCGCCGCCcagccacactgctaggaagactttcgacacaaggagttgTTATCATGGTCCCACAAaccattggctctgataccacttattggggagagtcacggcgaggacccgtggggcaaggtcgaggggaaacaccaaggagattttggacaccacatctcaacccaaaaccttaaggcgtTAGGTTTAAGGGTCATATCTCTTGTAAACTCTCTctctcaccttgacttctccgatgtcggacttgactccaacacttgattccaacagaaatgaaaagaaaaaaatcactcTGCATGCAATGGTTGGCATTTGCAAAACAGAAACACACACTTTAGGGGTTTGGTCTCCTCTTTTGCTCCCACTTGCAAAACAGAAGCACACACTTTAGGAGTAGTAACTAAGGAACAAGAATAAAAGCGTCCATTAATTATTCGTATGCATGTGATCCTAACTTAGGCATACCAGGGTCGGCCCAACTCTAAATGAGGCATAAAGCAAAGTTTAAAGTGAGACCTTTTTGACTTagctaaaaaaaaattgaagcctTTTTTATAGGCATTTTTTACTTagtgggaaaaaaaaattggaggccTAAAGCGGTTGCTTGAATGACTTTACCCTTGGGTCGGCCCTGAGGCTTACATTTTGATTCAAACATTACAAATGAGCATGTACATTGGGGGGATTTAACATGACATGCTTGCGTTAATACCCCTCGTCTACCACCCCAAACATCCATTAATTATTTGTATGCATGTGATCCTAACTTAGGCTTACATTTTGATTCAAACATTACAAATGAGCATGCAAGGGACAATTGATCATGCACATTGGGGGGATTTAACATGATATGATTGCTTTAATACCCCTCGTCTACCACCCCAAATCCTTACTTCGGGTACCTGCTTGCTTCTCTGCAATTCAATGCCTGGTAATGCACTTAGTGCTTCTAAGAACTGTTTGTTAGATGAATTAATTGCTATTTGAGACTTGCTTATGGCTTAAGACTAATTAAGGTAGAAAAATTAATTGACAGGGTATATACGCTTGTttatcatgatgatgatgacaattTAGTAAAGTTTAATAAATCTATCTTGTGTTGTAGACTTGTTTTCTGTTCTTCACATGCTATTCAACCTGGTAAAAAGGAGTAGTTCAAATAATAGTTATTTCCTTTCCTTCTTTTGAAAATaactttaaattaaaaaattccacATGCTATTCTGCAGAGCTTCAGTGCACCCTCACAATCTTGAATTTGGCCCCTCCATCACATTTTGAGCAACTAATTTTACAATCCAATGgttataattaatttaagaaAAAACCAAGTGATAATTACATGTATGTTCTCTCTCATTTTATACTTACTGGATGGTGCTGCAGCAGGAGAGGGTCTGAATTCCACAATCTTGGATGATCCTCTCCAAAAATAAAGGCCCTTCTAGCTAGGGATATGTTAATTATGTAGTTTTGTTTATTTTGTCTTCtttttccattaaaaaaaaagactagTTCAAATAGTTATTTCCTTTCCttcttttaaaaataactttaaattaaaaaaatccaaGGAGAAAATTAGGTAAGCAATTAATATATTTGCAAATGACATATTAGTAAATAATATAGCACTTGGCATTAGTTAAGATGAAAAAACGTATAATGTAGACGAAAATATctaagataaataatttttgaaAAAGATTCGAATGTGAaatgtaattatttttttgaaattgatgtGGAATGTAATTGAAAACTAAACTAATTAGATGATAGAATACAAAATCAAACAAATTCTACTGataacatatataaatatattaagtaTTTCAAAGTTAGAACCTTCCACATGATAACAACTTCAACGATAGAATCGCTCATAAATAGAAGGTATCACAacaacctcaacctcaacctcaacctcGTGCACTCTCACAACACTACACTCCGCCGCAATGGCTAACACAGCCACAGTGTATCCGAACGGAGTTGCTCCTCCGCCTCCGCGACAACATAGAAAGTCATCATTTTGTTACTGGTTTTGCCGcatcctcttcatcatcatcttggtCACTTGTTTCTACTTTCTTTCCAAAATAAAGAACCCTCCCCCTCAAAGCTACTATAGTACCCCCGATTTCCGATTCGACTCAGCCTCCTTCACCTCACTCGACCGAGCCATTGGCCCCAACCTCACCGCCAAATTTGACCTTGCTTTCACCCTCACAAATCCTAACAACAATACCAACATCTCCTATGAGATCATCTTTGCTAGTCTTGATATCGATGGTGATTGTGGTGAACAACGCTCGATCAAACTGTGTCCTCAGTTCTGCTCTGGCTTGTTCGCCGTCACGCAATTTCCACCTTTCCTACAACTGAACCAGAGCGAGAACACTCTTCGGGTGCAAATCAATGCGGTCGATCAGTTTGTGGGTGATCATATTGTCGCAGCAAGGGCTTTGGGATCAATCCAGTTTGGACTCATGCTTTTTACTCAATTCAAAACTGGTTATTACACGGACTCCATGCAATTTTACTGCACTCATATGAGCTTTGTGTTCGAGAGCAATAATgctacttctgcttctggaacTTGTTTGTCTGGTTTTTACCAACTATAACTCAAGAGTTGGCATAAGCAGAGAAACGGTAATGCACTTAGTGCTTCTAGGAATTGTTTGTTAGATAaattactttttctttctttcttttttacctCTTAAGACAACTGCTTAAGGTAAGTTTGATTTTAGGATAATACACAGCTTGTTTATCATGATGATGACAACATTGCTGCCACTCTCTTTCACTATCGTGGTGACCACTCGCTTGCCACCTTTATTGGTTATTGCAACTTAACAAGAGCGAGAGTAAGTTTCCACTTCAATTGAATTTGATTGATCAGTTTGTGCTCATAGATCAATGGAACTTGGGCTCGACTTGTTTGTTGAACTTTGTAGAGGAATTGATTGTAACAGTTTTATTGATAAGTTGTTTGCCCGAATAGCCAATGGAACTCATTACAAGGACGTGCAGTTTTACTGTAGACCTCACAGATTTGTGTTCAAGCCCTATAATGCTACTTTTGCTTATGGAACTTGTTTGACTCATTATATAAGTTGATTCCTTTACACATTCAATGATAATGGTTCTCAACTGAATGATCCTTGTTCTCAGCATGTTCTATAAATTCCATTGGAGTCATTTTAGAACTGAAGTCTTCTTAGCATGTACTGTATTATAATTAGCATTTATTGTCCCTGAAAAATAGGTCGATTGGTAAGAGCTAGGATATAAGAGTTTGatgagatgaagggtgaagagtTCGATGacgatgactaatttactaataatacgaacaagtaacaactaacatttgccaataaaaaaatacatgaaCATGTAAATCAACTCCATTGCTGAAACACAAGAAACAATAACTGAAAATACAGTGATGTTGGATACCACATTATGCCTTTATATGGACAGTGACCAAATCTAGTGTGGCACCAAAGGTTCTGTTTAGGGCCTCAGCGCACCAACCATGCCCATCATCCACCATTGGCATCCTCACTTTCACTTTGAACTTTCAAATATGTTGTTTCCATTATTTCACTTTGAAGTAAAGTTCAATAatagttttctttttcatatatatGTCATTTTAAAGAATGGTCGACGTCCAATGCCCCGTGTTGCTTTGCAATGGTATGTGAATTGTTCTACACAATTCAAATTTTGGAAATTGCCATATTTGAAGCGTCTTCATGATTTTAATGTGCAATCACAAGGAAATAGCTTAGCGTCATGTCATTATGTAGAGTTATAGACAATATATATTGAACATTGTTTGTCATTTGatatttgaacaaatttaatgTTTGCGTTATATTATAATTCAAGCACATTTGATGTTTGAGGTTCCTGAATGATAGCTTGAGTGATAAGAGTTAAATGACACATGGGTTGGGTGAGGGAAGTTCAGAGTGCAATCCCTGGAGAatgcaatttatatttttgatgtaaaaaaaaacatttgatatttgagaaaatttgatgtttttttcttttgaacataAATGTGATGtttgagttgtattgtgatttAAGCACATTTGGTGCACTTTAAATTTAATGTCTGAGTTGTTCTATTTATTGAGAAAACTTAAGCAGGGTCGGTCCAAGGGTAAAGCCACCCAAGTAAGAGCTTTAgaccttccaaaaaaaaatttactcaagaaaaaagacatcaaaaatatttttttactaagtaaaaaagtcCAAAAAAACTAAGCATTGATACTAAGTAAAAAAGACTCCAAAAAAAGACATCACTTTAAAATTGGTTTTAGGTCTCATTTAGTGTTGGGTCGACCCTGGTTTTAAGCCAACCTTGGTTTATTCACACTATAAATTTTtttcacttcattttcacttaattttattttaatatatctctttcttttgtattatatcatatcacatcttatatttttttttatatctctttCCTCCCTTCCAATATttttacaaaagattaattattGTTGATTCTATCCCTAACATATTGGAGATTAAAATAAGGGATAAGTTTTTAGTTATTGTTGATTCTATCCCTAACATATTGGAGATTAAAATAAGGGATAATTTTTTAGTAATCTTTCTTTCATTTAAGACTTGATTTGATAAGAATTGAAATTCTGACATATGTTCTTTTAAAATCGAAAGTGATGATATGAGTTAGTTAGAATTGATGATAAGGtgtcccatatatatatatttttttgaacaaGGTGTCCCATATTGATATAGTGAGTGATTGATTTCTAATTCTTcagattaaaatattaaatcaaaataaatttcCGCTCTTTTAgtagataaaaataattttcctctAGATTGGATAGTGAATTTAAATTTAAGTTAAGTAGATGATGaaataaaacagaaaaataatatttaatataaaaaataatccaATTCAAAATACATTTTATCTTGATTCGATTGTGAATTTAAATTGAAAACTAGATGATAAGAAAAATCTTAGCAACACAAAGTTGTAAAATTGTGATTGATGGAATGTGTATAAAAGAATGTGTTAGTAACAACTCCTTATTAGACAAAATAAAACTAATCATCCTTCACCAACCGGCTGCTGTCACACCACCGTATGATGTCAGAAGACAGCCGCAATTTCAGTGGTTGCTTTTGGTCTCTCTTGTATGACGTCCTGCAATTCGTTTTGGGACTCTTTGCTATCGCCGTCTTTATCGCCTTCATTCTCTTTGCCATATTAGTTTGCACATTCTTTTACAATGATGAGATCCACACCCCCAGTCTCGATGTCCGATTTGACTCAGCCTCTATCACCTCACTCAACGATGTCATTGGTCCCAACCTCAATGACAAATTGAACATCACTTTCATTGTTGCAAACCAGAACAAGTACAACATCTCTTGTAACAACACTGCTGTCACTCTCTTTGACTCCACTTCCTTTGACTATCGTGGTGACCATCATGCTGTTCTCGTCACCGCTCGCTTGCCACCTTTCTCGCAACTTAACCAGAGTGAGAGTAAGTTTTCAGTTCAGTTAAATTTGGTTGATCAGTTTGTGGATAACAACAATGTGGTCGACAATGCTCATAGATCAATGACATTTGGGCTCGAGTTGTCTGCTGAAATCAGTAGAAGAGTTGATAATAACAGTTTTATTGATAAGTTGTTTGCCCGAATGCTTGGTGATAAGGCTCATTACAACGACGTGCAGTTTTGCTGTAAACCCCTCAAATTTGTGTTCAAGCCCGACAATGCTACTTTTGCTTATGGAACTTGTTTGTCTCTATGTTGGGATTGGTGAAATTGTGTTGGATTGGATTAGTTCCCTTCTTATTTATATTAAGCGTGTGtaaatttcaaattattaatttaatggAATTTTTATAGACATTGCAACTTTGTTTTTAATGACCTATGATTGATTGCATCATTCAATTATCGTCTGTTGAGAGATATCAGTCCTCATATGGTTGATATGTGAAAGGTTGCCCTTTTTTAGACATTTTGGATAGTTTTTATACTCTTATATGAAAGAGAGTATTTTAATAATATAGTATAATGCACTCCAGGATTGCAAATTGCAAGAGGTAAATGTGAAGAGTAGTGTAATCCATTGCACTCCAGGATTGTGAATTGGAAGAGGGTAAACAAGAAAAGAGTCTAAGACTTGTGAACGTGGAATCAAATGTAATGTAAGTGACTAAGTATAGGTTGATTGAGTCAAGAAAATCAACATTATGGACGAagattattttttattcacaaGACTCGACTTTAATTTGATTGACGGTTATGATAACCAATTATTTTAACTTCTAAAGTAACCTTGTCACAGTCAACTCCTTTATCATTAAAACTATTCCAATATAGTCTACAAACTCATTTTGCCAAAAGACAATGTTTAATCCGATTTCTCAACTGATACTTCTGAACATATTCCTTTACACATTCAATGTTAATGGTTCTCAACCGAATGATCCTTGTTCTCAGCATGTTCTATAAATTCCATTGGAATCATTTCAGAAGAAAAGTGTTCTTAACATGTACTGTATTATTAGCATTTATTGTTCCATTGCTTTAGATACAGATTACATACATTAGACATGCAAATCAACTCCATTGCTGAAACACAAGAAACAACATCTGAAAAAGGTACAGTAATGTTGGATCATACCACATTATGCCTTTATATGGAGAGTGACCAAATCTAGTGTGGCACCAAAGGTTCTGTTTAGGGCCTCAGCGCACCAACCATGCCCATCATCCACCATTGGCATCCTCACTTCCATAACAGGAACTGCAGTTTGACGAGATCCAGGCATCACAACACCAGTTAAAACTCTCAGCACGTTTGCAGAGTCTATATCCATACAAACATTGATTTCTGGTACTCCTTTAGGTGCTGCAGGGATTCCTACTATCTTGAAATATCCCAACAAGTGGTTTTCTTCTGCCTTCTTTTCCTCACCTTCATAGACCAGGATCAATGCCTCGGTTTGATTATCATGAATAGTTGTGAAAACTAGCTCTTTTCGTGCCGGCATTGTGGTGTTCCTCGGAATGATAGGGATGAAGTTGTTCCCATCAGCTCGAATTCCAATGGCAAGAGGTGTGGCTTGAATAGTTAACAAGTCCAAGATGCCAAAGGGATCATTGATTCCTAAAGCAACAGCTCCTTCAATTGCTGCGCCACAAACTGCTGCTTCCAGAGGATTTATACCTTCATAAAGCTTCTTCCCTTTACAAATGTTAGTAACGAGATTCTTCACTCTTGGGATATAAGAACATCCACCTACAATTATCACATCATTTACATCCTCAACTTCTATTTTTGAATCTTGCAAGCATTGGATGATAAGGCTTTCACATTTCTCAAACACATTTTTGTTTACCTCCTCAAACTCCTCGCAGTCTATAACCTTGTTTATCTTCAAACCATCCCCCAAATCTACATCAACCTGAACGCTCTTCTGAGATGAAAGCCGATGAATTGCATCCAAGGTTGCAACTCGGAGCAGGCCCAttgatttaatttctttaaccCCATGGTTCTTGAATATATTCTCACAATCAGGTAAGAGATGATGCATCATATTCTGCAGTAAGTCTTCTCCACCAATGGTACTTCCGGCCAATGCTTTTATCTGAGATACGCCTCCTGCAGTAACGGTCACAGCAACATCACAATAACCAGCACCCATATTGAAAATGAGAGCAATTTTCTCACTCCCACTGCCCATATTCTCATGAGAAGCCTGCTGCTGTTGCTGACCATATAACAAAGCCACTGCTGTTGGTTCAGGCATGAGCCTAAGAACATGAAGACCAGCCATTGCACAAGCGCGCTCTACCCGGGTTAACTGGAATCGACTGAACGAAACCGGAACTGTAAGAACCACATTTCTTATGGGGTGCTTCAGCTGAGTTTCAACCATTGCTCTCAATTCCACCAGAAATATTGCAAGGACTTCTTCTGGAGTAGTGGATCTCCACATATTGTTCACTAATGCAGCAATAAATGGGCGAACACCGACGCCCAAGGTCTGCACCAGAAATGGGAGATTTTTACTTGTATGGACAACTGGGTCAGTGTCAACTCTGCCAATCAAGCGTTTCATGTTGAAAATTGTTGCTCCAGACAGCATCTCATGCTCATGGGAGAGTTGTCCAGTAACTCCACCAGAGGGGATGTCATCTTTGAAAGTCACATATGATCTCATAATCTTCTGATTTCTTGTGTTCTTTAGAAGCTCCACTTGGGAACCATTCCACACAGCAACACTGCATTGTGATGTGCCAATATCAATTCCAATTGCAATTTCTGGAAAAGTAGATGACTTGTCCTCCCCAGTGATTTCACTGTCTGATGCCACAGTATAAGCAGTTTCTGCCATCCTGCACTTCTTTAACAAATAGGAGAGTCAAAAGTTTTCTACCAAAAACAGTTTGATGTGGATAGCAGGAACACTTTAATTTGAACTCATGGATTAATTATTTGAAGCCCCAATTCAGTCATCACTACTGTTAATAACATtgcataatttaaaaaaaaaaaaaaaaaaaggaatagtTTAAGAGAAATTAATTAACTCCTGGATTAATAATCACTATAAACAACTTAACAAGCTGAATGACAGGTTAACTAATTCTATTTGCTGGTTGTAAAATCTGAAATATACACATAAAGATACACCAAAGTCAAGGTAGTATTTCATGTAGATTTTATAACAAACACCTAAAAGACTCAAACTAGATGAAAATCTTAATAAAGCACATAGCAAAGCACTATGAATTAAAAGCAGGTACTAGTTCATATGATAGAAGTGAAAATATAAGTAATAAAGAAGGAACTAGAAGATATGACGAACCTGACTGAAAGAGAAGGTGCAGCAGCACAATGTGAAACGAGAAATGGAGGGGTTCGTTTCGGTGAGTACAAAGAGAGTAGAACAACAAGTAGTAGAACTGTAGAAGGCACGAGACAAATTGAGATCACGCGTGTGTTCTAGAGCCTCCAGGAGACAGTACGTGTCACACTTTCGgtgttaatttattattattcattaaatgtaaatttatataaaagttaatttcaaaaataaaattttgggtGGGTTCAGCTCCGGTCTCCACGTCGGGTAAAAAACATACATTTGGGACTACAATGAAACTTCACATTAGGAGCAGTAACACGCAATCTTCTAAGAGAATGTACTCTATATTTACCAATTGAGCCAACATT from Lotus japonicus ecotype B-129 chromosome 2, LjGifu_v1.2 includes:
- the LOC130741401 gene encoding heat shock 70 kDa protein 8 — its product is MAETAYTVASDSEITGEDKSSTFPEIAIGIDIGTSQCSVAVWNGSQVELLKNTRNQKIMRSYVTFKDDIPSGGVTGQLSHEHEMLSGATIFNMKRLIGRVDTDPVVHTSKNLPFLVQTLGVGVRPFIAALVNNMWRSTTPEEVLAIFLVELRAMVETQLKHPIRNVVLTVPVSFSRFQLTRVERACAMAGLHVLRLMPEPTAVALLYGQQQQQASHENMGSGSEKIALIFNMGAGYCDVAVTVTAGGVSQIKALAGSTIGGEDLLQNMMHHLLPDCENIFKNHGVKEIKSMGLLRVATLDAIHRLSSQKSVQVDVDLGDGLKINKVIDCEEFEEVNKNVFEKCESLIIQCLQDSKIEVEDVNDVIIVGGCSYIPRVKNLVTNICKGKKLYEGINPLEAAVCGAAIEGAVALGINDPFGILDLLTIQATPLAIGIRADGNNFIPIIPRNTTMPARKELVFTTIHDNQTEALILVYEGEEKKAEENHLLGYFKIVGIPAAPKGVPEINVCMDIDSANVLRVLTGVVMPGSRQTAVPVMEVRMPMVDDGHGWCAEALNRTFGATLDLVTLHIKA